The Terriglobales bacterium genome includes a window with the following:
- a CDS encoding CsbD family protein, translating into MDSSTKDEIKGTFHEVKGAVKKKVGQVTNNPDLEAEGKAEHKAGKVKKKVGQVKKVLGM; encoded by the coding sequence ATGGACTCGAGCACGAAGGATGAGATCAAAGGCACCTTTCATGAAGTGAAAGGCGCAGTCAAAAAGAAGGTAGGCCAAGTCACGAACAATCCTGACTTGGAGGCTGAAGGCAAAGCTGAACACAAGGCCGGCAAAGTTAAAAAAAAGGTCGGGCAGGTCAAAAAAGTACTCGGGATGTAA
- a CDS encoding N(4)-(beta-N-acetylglucosaminyl)-L-asparaginase: MKLTRRDFVTAAGAVTSASLLASLDSPLAAAEQPAPAFPAAKRAVIISKYTGAQSMDGAYELMRRGGDTLDACLFMCKVQEDDPLDDSVGLGGLPNEEGVVELDACCMHGPTRRAGAVAGVHDIKNVGALAKRVMERTDHLMLVGEGATRFALAQGFPRENLLTERSRKIWLLWKETMSNQDSWGPGLSDPNWKPPVEVPPQAHLEQRKKEVEEVAAQLGIEPAFRQQAVERVLFPPTGTIHVSAVNEKGEISGATSTCGLAWKIPGRVGDSAIIGAGCWTDQDVGSAGATGRGEENIKICGAHTVVENMRRGMEPKEAGLDALKRIVRNFNGDMTRLRFVDMIFYILRRDGAYAGVSLWGHSSSGKPRNFAVHDGEKRTEDCVALFQGSALSWPPIPTLPKS; the protein is encoded by the coding sequence ATGAAGCTCACCCGCAGAGACTTTGTCACCGCCGCCGGAGCCGTGACCTCGGCCTCATTGCTGGCCTCGCTCGATTCGCCGCTGGCGGCCGCCGAACAGCCGGCGCCGGCTTTTCCCGCGGCCAAGCGCGCGGTCATCATCTCCAAATACACCGGGGCGCAGTCCATGGACGGCGCGTACGAGCTGATGCGCCGCGGCGGCGACACCCTGGATGCCTGCCTCTTCATGTGCAAGGTGCAGGAGGACGATCCGCTGGACGACTCGGTCGGCCTGGGCGGGCTGCCCAACGAAGAGGGAGTGGTCGAGCTCGATGCCTGCTGCATGCACGGGCCCACGCGCCGCGCCGGCGCCGTGGCCGGTGTCCACGACATCAAGAACGTCGGCGCGCTGGCCAAGCGCGTCATGGAGCGCACCGACCACCTGATGCTGGTAGGCGAAGGCGCCACCCGCTTCGCGCTCGCCCAGGGCTTTCCCCGGGAGAACCTGCTCACCGAACGCTCGCGCAAGATCTGGCTGCTGTGGAAGGAGACCATGTCCAACCAGGACTCCTGGGGTCCGGGGCTCTCCGATCCCAACTGGAAGCCTCCGGTCGAGGTTCCGCCCCAAGCGCATCTGGAACAGCGCAAAAAGGAAGTAGAAGAGGTGGCCGCGCAACTGGGCATCGAACCCGCCTTCCGCCAGCAGGCGGTCGAGCGCGTGCTCTTTCCGCCGACGGGCACCATTCACGTCTCCGCGGTCAATGAGAAGGGAGAGATATCCGGCGCCACCAGCACCTGCGGCCTGGCGTGGAAGATTCCCGGGCGCGTGGGCGACTCCGCCATCATCGGCGCCGGCTGCTGGACCGATCAGGACGTAGGCTCGGCGGGCGCCACCGGCCGCGGCGAGGAGAACATCAAGATCTGCGGCGCGCACACCGTCGTCGAGAACATGCGCCGCGGCATGGAGCCGAAAGAGGCCGGCCTCGACGCCTTGAAGCGCATCGTGCGCAACTTCAACGGCGACATGACCCGGCTGCGCTTCGTGGACATGATCTTCTACATCCTGCGGCGCGACGGCGCCTACGCCGGCGTCTCCCTGTGGGGCCACAGCTCGAGCGGAAAGCCGCGCAACTTCGCCGTCCACGACGGGGAAAAGCGCACCGAGGATTGCGTCGCCCTTTTCCAGGGCAGTGCCCTCTCCTGGCCGCCGATTCCCACGCTGCCTAAGAGCTAG